One part of the Schistocerca piceifrons isolate TAMUIC-IGC-003096 chromosome 2, iqSchPice1.1, whole genome shotgun sequence genome encodes these proteins:
- the LOC124775384 gene encoding uncharacterized protein LOC124775384, with product MDNEQQSVSSDTELESGTQSNVSDVVQEVQCENLGAEGQEMLPLPPSDSVDSGNTVPSASTGHGPESGEVSEVQSLRVMFERMLNFQAEFVRVQAERDRERDAKQAERDRERDAKQAERDRERDAEQAERDQRLVAEFACMQAERDRERDAEQAERDQRLVAEFAKQAERDRERDAKQAERDRRLHERDLQLMQTLEVMQSEIVSLKQKYETIPKTVQELSERVDSVQVANANIVEEISVLTNRVEQLEIDTTQVIENKVIEQVHKVENEVIKEIDQKVHAIVEEISVLTNRVEQLEIDTTQVIENKVIEQVHKVENEVIKEIDQKVHAAIEARDVGSSADVQDLKRIVHKDIPLWQRSVDRRLAEMELSLRHDEARAYVTPARSKNDRHINTAVKNCDCETEQATNLAHVSSPARDLAYLLYANTDLDVHERLPSLLETYHSQLQASLRALGMPASAAAYPLDELLRDMEDLKHFALYASSCSGFTLSSGRVGDKFSRALWDSIFQADTFYGIYDNECSRPYMEYIIRHFESKGLL from the exons atggataatgagcaacagtcagtaagtagtgataccgagttggaaagtgggacacaaagtaatgttagtgacgtagttcaggaagtacaatgtgagaatctgggggcagaaggacaagaaatgttgccattgccacccagtgattcagttgatagcggaaatactgtgccatccgcaagcactggacacggaccagagagtggtgaggtgtcagaagtgcaatcattaagagttatgttcgagcgcatgctcaatttccaagctgaatttgtacgtgtgcaagcagagcgtgatagagaacgtgatgctaaacaagcagaacgcgatagagaacgtgatgctaaacaagcagaacgcgatagagaacgtgatgctgaacaagcagagcgtgaccagagattggtagctgaatttgcatgtatgcaagcagaacgcgatagagaacgtgatgctgaacaagcagagcgtgaccagagattggtagctgaatttgccaaacaagcagagcgcgatagagaacgtgatgctaaacaagcagagcgtgaccgacgcctgcatgagagggacttgcagttgatgcaaactttagaagttatgcaaagtgagattgttagtttgaaacaaaaatatgaaaccatacccaaaacggtgcaagaattaagcgaaagagtagatagtgttcaagtggctaacgccaatatagtagaggaaatcagtgtcctgactaatagggtcgaacaactagaaattgacacaactcaagtaattgagaacaaagtgatcgaacaagtgcacaaagtagaaaatgaagtcataaaagaaatagatcagaaagtgcacgccatagtagaggaaatcagtgtcctgactaatagggtcgaacaactagaaattgacacaactcaagtaattgagaacaaagtgatcgaacaagtgcacaaagtagaaaatgaagtcataaaagaaatagatcagaaagtgcacgccgcaattgaggccagagatgtgggctcaagtgcggatgtgcaagatctaaaaaggatagtgcacaaagacattccgctgtggcagcggagtgtggaccgtcgccttgccgagatggagcttagcttgcggcatgacgaggcacgggcgtatgtcacgccagccaggtccaagaatgataggcatataaatactgcagtaaaaaattgcgactgcgagacagaacaggcaaccaat CTGGCGCACGTGTCCAGCCCTGCGCGCGACCTGGCATACTTACTGTACGCGAACACGGACCTGGACGTGCACGAGCGCCTGCCTTCACTGCTGGAGACCTACCACTCACAGCTGCAGGCGTCGCTGCGCGCGCTGGGGATGCCAGCTTCAGCGGCCGCCTACCCGCTGGACGAACTGCTCAGGGACATGGAGGACCTGAAGCACTTCGCTCTGTACGCCTCGAGCTGCAGTGGTTTCACACTCTCCTCGGGGCGCGTCGGAGACAAGTTCTCGAGAGCTCTGTGGGACTCCATTTTTCAAGCAGACACGTTTTACGGT